The following is a genomic window from Geoalkalibacter halelectricus.
AGATAGGCCGAGAGGCTCTGGGGCTGGGTATAGGGGTCTGCATCGGAAGCGCTTGGGCTATCGACCAGAAGCACGGCGATGCCCTCGCGCACGGGATAGGTGCGCCCGCACGGAATGCACCGCAGCAGACCCTGCTCGACATCCTCTCCCTGCCCTTCGTGGCACTCGAGGCGCAAGGATTTTTCCTGGGGCAGGCAGGCGGGGCAGATAAGCGTTTCTGTAAGACTTTGCCGCATGAATCAGGCGTACCTTGGCAAAAAAGTTTCGGGGGAGCGGAAATCTCCGCTCCCCCAGGGTTCCCTAGGAGGGGCTGTGACAGCTGGGTGCATGGCATGCCGGGGCATGGCAGGCAGGGGCATGACAGGCCGGCGCGTGGCAAGCCGGTGCGTGGCAGGCCGGAGCATGACAAGCGGGAGCATGGCAGCTTGCCGCCTGGACCGCCTGCTTGTTCTCAATGGCACGGATTTCCAACATAGGATTCACCTCCTTTCACCCATCAAGGGTTGGGATGGGGGCTAAGCCATTGATGTTGCCGCAACTGCATCAGGGCCGCGCGGCAGTCAGAGACGAATTGTTCTTCCCCGCTTCCTGCGCCGTGGCGCGCATAAAGGCTGCGGGCAATATCCTCCCAAACCGCCTGGCCGTCGCAGCGGCGCAGCAAATCATGGGCGAAGGCATTGACGGCCGACACCTCCAGACGCCCTTCGGCCTGCCGAAAGACCAGCAGACTGGGGCTGTGGGGGTAATCCGCGCGCACCTTTCCGGCCCGCAGGTCGGTCACAATCGCCTCCATGTCGAAGGCCAGTTCGGCCAGAGCGAGATTTTTGGCCACCGCGGGGCGCCAGGTCGAGACGCCGCTCAAGTCGGCATTGCCCGCCGCGGACGGCGCCCCGGGGCGGGCCGCCTCGATGGCGCGGCTTTCATAGGTGAGCATATCGAACACATGGCGCCAGGCACCCGGAACTTGATCCGCCAGGCCGGCGACAAAGCGCGGGAAGCACGCGAAGCAGACAGCCGGGGTCAGGCCCTGCGCGGCCTCAGCGCGCGCGAAGGAGCGCAAGCGCACGAACAGGATACTCGGCGGTGTCTCGAGGGCCGCGCACAGAATGCGAAAGGTCTTGGGGTAGAGGTTGACGATGACGGGAAATTCGGCGGCGAGCAGCTCCAACTCCGGCAAGGGCAGGGCGCGACTGGGCAGATTGTAGAAGCTGCTGAACAGCAAGGGATCGCTGTCGATCAACTCCTCATCCTCGCGACAACGCCGCCCCGCGTCGAATTCGATGCCCTGGGCGAAGTAGGAGTCGACTTCGCGCACCAGCCGTGGGCCGTAGCGCGCATGCAATTCGGTACCCGGCAGCACGGTGGGAATCTGCATCAGGGGATTGCTGTTGCCCTCGATGCCGGTCTGCAAGGCCAGCAGCAGCGTCGCGTCGATGTCGACGCGTTCCTCCTCGGGAAAACCGACGACGAAGCTCAGGGTCGGCACGATGCCGGCCGCCGTTGTTTCGCGCACCCGCTGCCCGAGTTGGCCGGGGTCGATCTGCTTGCGGATAAAGGCCAGCGTGCGCGCCGAGCCCGAATCGATGCCGTAGCACAGCGACTCGCAACCCGCCGCGCGCATCAGGCGCAGCAGGTCGGCATCCACCGTATCCAGGCGCGAAATGCAATACCAGCCCAGGCGGTGCAACCCGGCGTCCATGACCTGCCGACAGAAATTCTCGACAAATTGCCGCTCGGCGGTGAACTGATCGTAGGCCAGCAAAAAACACTCGGCCCCTTGAAGGTCACGCAACCGCGTCATCTCCTCGACCAACCGCTCCACGGCGAAGGTCCGGCAGCGCCGCCGCCACAGGGCCGACTCGGAGCAATACACGCAGCGGTGCGGACAACCGCGCCCGACCTCAAGAATCGCAATGGCGCGCGACAGGCCGCAGGCACGGCGATAACGCTCCAGGGCGGGCGCCAGGGAATAATCGGGCAACGGCAAAACATTCAGATCGTCGAGCAGGGGGCGGTCCGGATTTTCGTGGATCATGCCGCCCGAGCGCCAACTCAGACCGGCCACGCCTCCCGGAGTTCCTGCCCGCGCCCAGACATCGAGCAATTCGCCAAAAGTTTCCTCGCCCTCGCCGCGCACCACGGCATCGATCCAGGAGAAGGATTCCAGGGTTTGTCGGGCGACAAAGGAGGCATTGTGCCCACCGAGGACGATGCGCGCTTCAGGCACCAGCCTGCGCACCTCGCGGGCGATATGCACAGTCGGCGGATAGGTGGTGCATTGAGCGCCAAAGGCCACGACCTCGGGTTTGGCCGCGGCGATGCGCTCGGCGCAGGCCCGGTAAAGAGATTGCCCCCCAGGCAGTTGGCCCTCGCGCAGCTCCAGGATCAGATCGATCACCTGCGCCTCATGCCCCGCCAGACGAGCCACCGTCGCCAGATTGATCAATCCCAGGGGCGGAAGATTGTAGAGGGCGGGATGATGAAATGGAGGAAAAACCAGGGATACCTTCATGCAAACTCCGCAGGACTTCAAGCACCGGGCCGGTACCAGACAAGGATACCAGACCTGGCGCAAATGCAACGGCCGGCACGCTTTTTCTACCACCTGAATCCGTGAGATCCAACCGGGGAAGAGCGCAAGTCATTGACCTGCCTAAGCATTCAAAAAATCACCGATGAACCTATGGGTGCACCTCAGATTTTTTGAAACACTTATTCAGGCCAAGCACCTACACTCGTTTCCCGCCCGGACCTCACGGATCCAGGTACCAAGCAACCGATTTCATTTAACCTTTGGCGAGCCGCGGGCGCGGTGCTATGATGATCTCTCCCAACTCCGATCCGGGAGCCGCGGGGATTAGATCTTCATTCTCAGCCGGAGAGTGCCGATGAGCGAACGCGACGACAAAACCCTCCAATGCACCACCTGCAGCCCCCTGTGGAAAAAGCAGGGCACCACCTATTGCTGGAGCGATCCGGCGGCCAAGCCGGGCATGCCTGGTTACTGCCCCTCGCAGAGCGAAGCCGAACTCATCGAGGAATCCTTCAAGAAATATACGGCCGATGACGAGGAAGCGCGCCTGGCCAAGGTCGCGGCGGTGGTGGAAGGCCTGTGCTATCAGCCCGTTACCGGCAGCGACGCGGTCAACGCCCGCTGGACACGGGTCGAAGACACCTTGGCCCTGGCCGGCTTGATGGGCTGGAAAAAAATCGGCATCGCCAGTTGCATCGGCCTGCTCGAAGAAAGTGAGCGCCTTGCCGATATCCTGCGCGCCCAGGGGTTCGAGCCGCTTTCGGTGTGCTGCAAGGCGGGCAGCATCGATAAGCTTGAACTCGGCGTGCAGGAGGAGCACAAGGTGCGCCCCGGCACCTTCGAGCCCGCCTGCAACCCCATTGCCCAGGCACGGATGCTCGATGCCGCCGGCGCCGAAATGAGCATCATCGTCGGCCTGTGCGTGGGCCACGACATGCTCTTTGCCCGCCACTCCAAGGCACCGGTCACGACCCTGGTGGTCAAGGATCGCGTCACCGGACACAACCCCGTTGCCGTGCTGTACGGACAGAATTTTTACTACAAGCGGTTGCAGAAACAGAAAGTGCTGGATGAGAACGCCCTTGAGCGGGCCCAAGGAAAAAGCTGAAGGGAAGGGTTGCGCCCCACTGCCGGGAGGCGCTTCAGGAAACCTGCGGTTCCGCGGGGAGCGCTCCCTGGAACCAACGGCGGTGGAAGGGCTGCAGATTGCAGACATTGACTTCCGCGTCGATCCCATAGGACTGCCCCTGGATACGAACTTCGCGCACCAGGCCGCAGACATGCAAGCGCCCGTGGTGAGTACGCGCCTCCTTGAGGGAGCAGGAAAAGATGACCGGGCACCCGGCCAGAAAAGGAGGTTCCTCGGGCGTGAAGCCCTCGAAGAGAAATTCCTCGCGCACGCCCCCTTCCCTTTCGGCGTGAGGTGCGCGGAGATGCTCCCGCAATCGGGCCAGGCGATGGTCGTCCGGAAGGCTTACGGCGAACTGCCCGGTGCGCGCCAACACGGTACGCGCGAAACCGCTTCGCACCAGATTGAAACTCAGGCGCGCCGGTTTTTCACACACCACGCCGACCCAATCCACAATCTCCCAACACACGCCGCCGTCCTCCCCGCGCCAGGAAACCAAGGCAAGCGGACAGGCCATCAGTTGGGGATAGAGAGCAAACAGCGACCGTATCGGCATTTTCGGCCTCCCATTTTTCACATAAATATAGCACAAAGGCCCAAACCCACAAGATAAACTTCCGCTTATTCTATAAAATTAATTCTTGACGCAGAACCTAGAGTTTACTAGGATTTTATCCTGCAACAAATACGGAGGATATTATCAATGAAGCTTTCAACCAAAAGCCGCTATGGGGTACGGGCACTCTTTGACATGGCTTATCACGCGGGAACCCTCCCGGTGCAGATCAAGGACATTTCCCGCCGCCAGAAAATTTCACCCCGCTACCTCGAGCAGATCTTTCAGGATCTCAAAAAGGCGGGCCTGCTGAAAAGCCGCCGCGGCCCCCAGGGCGGTTATTTTCTTTCGCGCAAGCCCGAGGACATCACCGCCAAGGAGATCATCCTCGCCGCCGAGGGCGATCTGTCCCTGGTGTCCTGCGTCAAGGAGGACCAGCAGGGCTGCCAATCTTCTTGTGAATTCGACAATATTTGCGTCACCCAGGGGCTTTGGGACGAGGCCACGCGCCGGTTGCATGAGTATTTCGATTCGGTGACTCTCAAGGATCTCTGCGAACAGGGCAAGGAACTGGGCCTGGAGAAGGAACTCGACCATCGCTTCATGTATTTCATCTGACACTATGCGATCCAACAGGAGGAGCCATGCCGACGCTGATCAGTGACAACCCCTTGGGACAGATTGGAAACACGCCCCTGGTGCGCCTCAACCGGCTGCCCGGTCAGAAATCCGGTTTGGTTTGGGGGAAACTTGAAGCCGCCAACCCAGGCGGCAGCGTCAAGGACCGCATCGCCTTGGCCATGATTGAAAAGGCCGAGCAGGATGGATGCATCAAGCCCGGCGACACCATCGTCGAGCCCACCAGCGGCAACACCGGCATCGGCCTGTCGCTGGTGTGCGCCGTCAAGGGCTACCGGCTGGTTCTGACCATGCCGGACACCATGAGCCTGGAACGCCGCCGCCTGCTCGGCGCCTACGGGGCAGAGCTGATTCTCACCCCGGGAGCCCAGGGCATGCGCGGCGCCATCGAAAAGGCCGAGGAGGTCCAGATCGAACGCAAGGCCTTCATGCCCCAGCAGTTTCGCAACCCCGCCAACCCGATGATTCACGAAAAAACCACCGGCCCTGAAATCCTCAAGGCCCTCGACGGCCAGGTCGATGCCTTCGTCGCCGGGGTCGGTACCGGCGGCACCATTACCGGAGTCGGCCACGTGTTGCGCGCGCACAATCCCCAAGCCCTCATCGTCGCGGTGGAACCCGCCGACTCGCCGGTTCTCTCCGGCGGCGATCCCGGCCCTCACCGCATCCAGGGCATCGGCGCGGGGTTCGTTCCCGAGGTTCTCGACACCGGCGTGTTCAGCGAGGTCATCACCGTCAGCAACAACGACGCCATCAACACCGCCGTGCGGTTGGCGCGCGACGAAGGTATTTTCGTGGGCATTTCCTCGGGCGCCAATGTGTTTGCGGCCCTCAAGATCGCCAAACGCCTCGGTCCCGGGAAAAACGTCGTGACCATGCTCTGCGATACGGGCGAGCGCTATCTGTCCACCGCGATTTTCGATTGATCCCGGCATCGCCGCGGCCAGGGGCGACTCGCCCTCCGGGGCCGCGGCGACACCTTTCCAACCCGACGCCATCCGCATGTCCCTCAACGAAAAATACACCCGACTCAAAGACATTCTCGCCGACTGCGGCAGTGCCCTGATCGCCTTTTCCGGTGGGGTCGATTCCACCTTTCTGCTGCGGGTGGCCCGCGACATGCTTGGCCCCGACAAGGTCATCGCCCTGACCGCCACTTCTCCCACCTATCCGCGCCATGAGTTCGAATTGAGCTGCCGCCTGGCCAGGGAGTTCGGCGTCAGCCAGATCGTGGTGGAGAGCAATGAACTCGACATCGAAGGTTTTTCGCAAAATCCTCCCGATCGCTGCTATCATTGCAAACGCGAGTTGTTCAGCCTCTGCCGCGACAAGGCCCGCGATCTTGGCTTTCACGTGATATTCGATGGTTCCAACAGCGACGATCTTCAGGATTATCGCCCCGGACGGCGCGCCGGGGAAGAGCTGCAGGTTCGCTCCCCCCTCGTCGAAGCCGGTTTGAGCAAGGATGATATCCGCGCGCTGAGCCGCGATCTGGGCCTGGAAACCTGGGACAAGCAGCCCTTTGCCTGTCTTTCCTCGCGCTTTCCCTACGGGGTTGAAATCACTGCCGAGCGCCTGGAGCAAGTCGATCGCTGCGAAACCTATCTGCGCGAAAATGGTTTTCGCACCTACCGCGTGCGCTTTCACGGCGAGGTGGCGCGCATCGAACTGGCCCCCGAGGAATTGCCGCGCCTGCTGGAGCCCACCTTGCGCCAGGCGCTGG
Proteins encoded in this region:
- a CDS encoding B12-binding domain-containing radical SAM protein, whose product is MKVSLVFPPFHHPALYNLPPLGLINLATVARLAGHEAQVIDLILELREGQLPGGQSLYRACAERIAAAKPEVVAFGAQCTTYPPTVHIAREVRRLVPEARIVLGGHNASFVARQTLESFSWIDAVVRGEGEETFGELLDVWARAGTPGGVAGLSWRSGGMIHENPDRPLLDDLNVLPLPDYSLAPALERYRRACGLSRAIAILEVGRGCPHRCVYCSESALWRRRCRTFAVERLVEEMTRLRDLQGAECFLLAYDQFTAERQFVENFCRQVMDAGLHRLGWYCISRLDTVDADLLRLMRAAGCESLCYGIDSGSARTLAFIRKQIDPGQLGQRVRETTAAGIVPTLSFVVGFPEEERVDIDATLLLALQTGIEGNSNPLMQIPTVLPGTELHARYGPRLVREVDSYFAQGIEFDAGRRCREDEELIDSDPLLFSSFYNLPSRALPLPELELLAAEFPVIVNLYPKTFRILCAALETPPSILFVRLRSFARAEAAQGLTPAVCFACFPRFVAGLADQVPGAWRHVFDMLTYESRAIEAARPGAPSAAGNADLSGVSTWRPAVAKNLALAELAFDMEAIVTDLRAGKVRADYPHSPSLLVFRQAEGRLEVSAVNAFAHDLLRRCDGQAVWEDIARSLYARHGAGSGEEQFVSDCRAALMQLRQHQWLSPHPNP
- a CDS encoding DUF1847 domain-containing protein, producing the protein MSERDDKTLQCTTCSPLWKKQGTTYCWSDPAAKPGMPGYCPSQSEAELIEESFKKYTADDEEARLAKVAAVVEGLCYQPVTGSDAVNARWTRVEDTLALAGLMGWKKIGIASCIGLLEESERLADILRAQGFEPLSVCCKAGSIDKLELGVQEEHKVRPGTFEPACNPIAQARMLDAAGAEMSIIVGLCVGHDMLFARHSKAPVTTLVVKDRVTGHNPVAVLYGQNFYYKRLQKQKVLDENALERAQGKS
- a CDS encoding RrF2 family transcriptional regulator, giving the protein MKLSTKSRYGVRALFDMAYHAGTLPVQIKDISRRQKISPRYLEQIFQDLKKAGLLKSRRGPQGGYFLSRKPEDITAKEIILAAEGDLSLVSCVKEDQQGCQSSCEFDNICVTQGLWDEATRRLHEYFDSVTLKDLCEQGKELGLEKELDHRFMYFI
- a CDS encoding flavin reductase; this encodes MPIRSLFALYPQLMACPLALVSWRGEDGGVCWEIVDWVGVVCEKPARLSFNLVRSGFARTVLARTGQFAVSLPDDHRLARLREHLRAPHAEREGGVREEFLFEGFTPEEPPFLAGCPVIFSCSLKEARTHHGRLHVCGLVREVRIQGQSYGIDAEVNVCNLQPFHRRWFQGALPAEPQVS
- the cysK gene encoding cysteine synthase A, with translation MPTLISDNPLGQIGNTPLVRLNRLPGQKSGLVWGKLEAANPGGSVKDRIALAMIEKAEQDGCIKPGDTIVEPTSGNTGIGLSLVCAVKGYRLVLTMPDTMSLERRRLLGAYGAELILTPGAQGMRGAIEKAEEVQIERKAFMPQQFRNPANPMIHEKTTGPEILKALDGQVDAFVAGVGTGGTITGVGHVLRAHNPQALIVAVEPADSPVLSGGDPGPHRIQGIGAGFVPEVLDTGVFSEVITVSNNDAINTAVRLARDEGIFVGISSGANVFAALKIAKRLGPGKNVVTMLCDTGERYLSTAIFD
- the larE gene encoding ATP-dependent sacrificial sulfur transferase LarE; the protein is MSLNEKYTRLKDILADCGSALIAFSGGVDSTFLLRVARDMLGPDKVIALTATSPTYPRHEFELSCRLAREFGVSQIVVESNELDIEGFSQNPPDRCYHCKRELFSLCRDKARDLGFHVIFDGSNSDDLQDYRPGRRAGEELQVRSPLVEAGLSKDDIRALSRDLGLETWDKQPFACLSSRFPYGVEITAERLEQVDRCETYLRENGFRTYRVRFHGEVARIELAPEELPRLLEPTLRQALVAEFKQAGFTYVALDLQGYRSGSMNETMN